tcaatgtgatcatggctgatcattctcaatcagtaccccattcctgctttctccccataccccctgactccgctatccttaagagctctatctagctctctcttgaatgtattcatagaattggcctccactgccttctgaggcagagaattccacagattcacaactctctgtctaaaaaagtttttcctcatctctgttataaatggcctacgccttattcttaaactgtggctccttgttctggactcccctaacattgggaacatgtttcctgcctctaacgtgtccaaccccttaataatcttatacgtttcgataagatcccctctcatccttctaaattccagtgtatacaaacctagtcgctccagtctttcaacatatgacagtcccgccataccgggaatgaacctagtaaacctacgctgcacgctctcaatagcaagaatatcctttctcaaatttggagaccaaaactgcacacagtactccaggtgcagtctcactagggccctgtacaactgcagaaggacctctttgctcctatactcaactcctcttgttatgaatgccaacattccatttgcttacaTAGGGCAGTTGGATCGCTGTGAAGTCCTGCAGATCTATGCTGTAAGTGGACTGtaataaatgtgtgttgcattACGACGTGTGTACGACTCCATACGTTGCAGTCGGCATGTCCACTCATTCTTGAGAGATGCGTGTATCTgaccacatgtgtaggaaggaactgcagatgctgctttaaacagcagaaacaaaaagctggagtaactcagcgggagatgtACGTCACCcaatccgtctctccagagatgctgcctgtcccgctgggtcgctcctgcattttgtgtctatcttcgtgtatCTGacgaagtttagtttattgtcaggtgcaccgaggtacagtgaaaagcatttgtcgcGAGCTGACCAGCCAGCGGAGAGACTATGCTTGGAGAATTTGCCGGGAATCCTCGAAACATCCGGAACTAACTTAGCGCCTCATTTCTGGCTGCCTTTTAAGGTTCACGAATGAATGGGAGCGTGAAGGGATTTCAATCACAGATCCAGGAGATCTCACAGGCcatggttaatggtgagtggaCTATCATTGACTACATCGAATTAGTATCAACAGAAGAAGAACATAAACTCACTCCCAATGCGTAAAAATCAGGAAAGCAGTCAACCCAGAGATATGAatattaagaagataactgcagatgctggtacaaatcgaaggtatttattcacaaaatgctggagtaactcagcaggtcgggcagcatctcgggacagaaggaatgggtgacgtttcgggtcgagacccttcttcaggctgaagaagagtctcgacccgaaacgtcacccattccttctctcccgagatgctgcctgacctgctgagttactccagcattttgtgaataaataccttcgatatgaatattaatttttctaacttcaagtaatccttgctggCTTTGCAAGAGATTTTGTTAGCATTATCTCCCGTCATCCTCCTGTACTACAaggcccgctcaacctctcccaatagctcggtCCCTTAGGTCCTGACAATACCTACGTAAATCCtcctttattagtttagtttagtttagagatacagcgcggaaacaggcccttcggcccaccgaatctgtgccgaccagtgatccctgcacattaacactatcctacacacactagggataatttacactaataccaagccaattaacgtacaaacctgtacgtctttggagtgaggagggaaaccaaagatcttggagaaaacccttgcagtcacggggagaacgtacaaatttcttacagacagcacccgtagttaggatcgaacccgggtctctggcgctgtgaggaatcaactctactgctgtgcccacTGGTCTCAAAGATGGTCTGCTGAGCATTCTGATTCCTGCCCCAATATCTCCATTGgcgatttagttgagtttagtttattgtcacgtgtaccgaggtacagtgaaaagcttttgttgcgcgctgaccagccagcggaaaacacaatacacgattacaatcgagctgcccacagtgcacagatacatgataaagggaataatgtgaataacgtttagtgcaacacAGAGCCAGTGAAGTCCAATCACTCCATTGTCCTCTGCAGGGGCACTCAGGGAAGGAGTTCCATTTTCCCACCCTATAATCTCTCATTGCTACCAGCATCAGTTTACTTTCCGAATTCCAACCTTGTGCTTGAATTTATTTCTCCTCTTTCAGTTTCCCACAAGACGGAGATGACGATGTTAAAGCAGAatatcgaggaccagatgaccaACTTGAGCTCCAGAGGTGAATGGCTTTCTTTGACGAGTCaaattagtttttgtttagtttagagatacagcgcggaaacaggcccttcggcccaccgggtccggcccaaccagtgatccctgcacacttacactatccaacacacacacacactggggacaacacacacacacacacacacacactaacatccTAACCTAACatccactaacacacacactggggccaatgtaCACATactgtacaccaagccaattaatcacaaaatgctggagtaactcagcaggtcaggcagcatctcgggagagaaggaatgggtgacgtttcgggtcgagacccttcttcagactgaagaagggtctcgacccgaaacgtcacccattccttctctcccgagatgctgcctgacctgatgagttactccagcattttgtgcataaattgatttgtaccagcatctgcagttattttcttaacctataaacctgtacatctttggagtgtgggaggaaaccgaagatctcggagaaaacccacgcatgtcacgggaagaacatacaaactccggacaCATTGGGATCGagactgggcctctggcactgtacatccctgtttttgtataaaaGGCCCCTCGAAACAAATGCTAGTTCCTGATCGTTCTTGATTGCCATTCCTGTgtaaaaggctgtgcattcaccttatgtgTTCTTCTCATGCTTTTCAGATTTTATTCTGTTAGTgtaattggaaacatagaaatatcaGGGTTTACCCAGGGGTGTCTTTCAGGGTTAACAATTTCTTCCTCATCTGTTTACCTTTGCTCGTAGTGTTGGCGGGCGTGTCAACGAAATTCGAAGACCTAATGCCCCAGATCATGATCAAAATGAGGGAACTGGCGGAAATCAGTGAGTTATCCgaatatctatgtactaaaactctcgtttgtttatttgtttgttcctggattacaatcaaaacggtacacgatagcgcgacagttttaggcccaccttactcaccgtcgtccctttggtgctaatggaagaagtttcattgaaatcggtgttatattttaaaagttattcacattttaaagttttaatctatctcctagggagggaggggggagggagggagagtggtggagggagggtgaaagagggagaataaggggtgttgagagggatggagtgggagggggaggggaagaggggggaaggggggaggagggaggggtcgggaggggaggaggggtgatgagtagagaggagagaggggaggggtgaggacagggtgctgcaccaatgcaggagaggtttgggcccaaacttggtctagtttgttctatatctcgtataagaaaataactgcagatgctggtacaaatcgatttattcacaaaatgctggagtaactcagcaggtcaggcagcatctcgggagagaaggaatgggagacgtttcgggtcgagacccttcttcagactgatcagtctgaagaaggtctcgacccgaaacgtcactcattccttctctcccgagatgctgcttgttctatatctctctatatctctctatattaccATCTATTTCTTCCCTATCTctttcttccctctcctctcagtctgaagaagggtctcgacccgaaacgtcacccattccttttctctcagTTTAGTTCCGTTCCGTTTAGTATATTGACATGTGTGGCagatacagggaaaagctttttttcaCTTAAACCTATAAACctaagtcaagggatatggggagatggcaggaaaggggtaccgattgtggatgatcagccatgatcacattgaatggcggtgctggctcgaagggccgaatggcctcctcctgcacctattgactattgtctattgtctattgtctattgtctaccctaaCCTATTCAATAAATGGTGATGACTCAATTCAAATGAAGGGCCGCATTAGATACCTGATGGGAGATACGTCCCCAAACATGCTGAGGGCAAGTTGATGGGAGTTCTGCTGGTTAATGTTTCAACCTGTTTTGTTTCCCAGTGTCTGGAGAACTACAGAAAGCCCAGGGGAACATGACCGACCTGATCTCCAAGCTGAAAATGGAAAGTAAGTTGGAAACTATTAAGTCTGAGAAATGTGCATGAAATTATGCGTTGAGGATACACTGTGcggcaggtcaagtcaagtcaatttatttgtatagcacatttaaaaacaacccacgttgaccaaagtgctgcacatctgactaggaaaaaaaaagaaacatacagtggcaagtAGTAGTGCAAGTAgtagataaactaatctaaattaattaaacacaTAGCTatgaaaccatcccctccccgggcactttcccctgcaaccgcagcagatgcaacacctgtccctttacctcccaacctcaactccatccaaggacccaaacattctttccaggtgagacaaaggttcacctgcaccttctccaacctcatctattgcatccgctgttccaggtgtcaacttctctacatcggcgagaccaagcgcaggctcggcgatcgcttcgctgaacacctcctctctgtccgccttaaccaacctgatctcccggtggctcagcacttcaactccccctcccactcccaatctgacctttctgtcatgggcctcctccagtgccatagtgaggcccaccggaaattggaagaacagcacctcatatttcccttgggcagcttacaccccagtggtatgaacattggcttctctaacttcagatagttcctctgtccctctcttccccctcccccttcccagttctcccactagtcttcctgtctcctattacatcctttctctgtcccgccccctcccctgacatcagtctgaagaagggtctcgacccgaaacgtcacccatcccttctctccagagatgctgcctgacccgctgagttactccagcattttatatctaccttcgatttaaaccagcatctgcagttttctatcATACACATAGCTATGTAGTGAAATAAAGAAAAATGACCaataaacctaacctaacctGTTTTATAAGGTGCAACGGCTCAATTCAAATTACGGTCGCATTAGATTATTTGATGGAAGACACTTCCCCAAACATGCTATGGGCAAGTTGATGGGGGTTCTGCTGGTTAATGTTTCAAtctttgttggaaggaactgtgcAGGaagaacttctgaagaagggtctcgaccagaaacatcacctgttcctttcctccacagatgctgcctggcctgctgagttactccagcattttgtgtctatctaatgtttCAATCTGTTGTGTTTCCCAGTGTCTGGAGAACTACAGAAAGCCCAGGGGAACATGACCGACCTGATCTCCAAGCTGAAACTGGAAAGTAAGTCGGAAACTATTAAGTCTGAGAAATGTGCATGTAAATATGCGTTGAGGGAACACTGTGCGGCAGGTAGTGCAAGTAGTAGTGCAAGTAgtagataaactaatctaaactaattaaACACATAACTATGAAATcatcccctccccgggcactttcccctgcaaccgcacgagatgcaacacctgtccacttacctcccccctcgactccatccaaggccgcaaacagtccttccaggtgaggcagaggttcacctgcaccttctccaacctcatctattgcatccgctgttccaggtgtcaacttctttacatcggcgagaccaaacgcaggctcggcgatcgtttcgcacaacacctccgctcagtccgccttaaccaacctgatctcctggtggctgagcacttcaactccccctcccactcccagtctgacctttctgtcatgggcctcctccattgccagggtgaggcccagggcaaattggaggaacagcacctcatatttcccttgggcagcttgcaccccagcggtatgaacattgacttctctaacttcagatagttcctctgtccctctcttcccctccccccccctcccccttccctgttctcccactagtcttctttagaaggatgaggcgggatcttattgaaacatataagataattaggggattggacacagtagaggcaggaaacatgttcccaatgttgggggagtccagaacaaggggccacagtttaagaataaggggtaggccatttagaacggagatgaggaagaactttttcagtcagagagtggtgaaggtgtggaattctctgcctcagaaggcagtggaggccagttcgttggatgctttcaagagagagctggatagagctcttaaggatagcggagtgagggggtatggggagaaggcaggaacggggtactgattgagagtgatcagccatgatcgcattgaatggcggtgctggctcgaagggctgaatggcctactcctgcacctattgtctattgtcttcctgtctcctactacatcctttctttgtcccgccccctcccctgacatcggtctgaagaagggtctcgacccgaaacgtcacccatcccttctctccagagatgatgcctgacccgctgagttactccagcattttgtgtctaccttcgatttaaaccagcatctgcagttttctttcctaaacataGCTATGAAGTGAAATAAAGAAAAATGGCCAATAAACCGAACCTAACCTGTTTTATAAGGTGCAACGGCTCAATTCAAATTACGGTCGCATTAGATTACTTGATGGTAGACACTTCCCCAAACATGCTATGGGCAAGTTGATGGGGGTTCTGCTGGTTAATGTTTCAATCTTTGTTGGAAAGAACTGTGCAGGaagaacttctgaagaagggtctcgaccaaaaacatcacatagaaacagttttaggcccaccttactcaccgtcgtccctttggtgctaatggaagaagtttcattgaaatcggtgttatattttaaaagttattcacattttaaagtttaaatctatctcctagggagggagggagggggaggatacgggggggtagagtgggatggagtgggtggggaggtgaagggggggaggggaggaggggggagggagggggaaggggggaggagagggcgctgcaccaatgcaggagaggtttgggcccaacgggtccacttggtctagtggtcaATATAAATAAAGTGACCTCCAGATAGTTCCTGTCTTTGCCTTCAGAACAGCCAGTGAACATCTGGAATTCCTATGCAgagattatagagtcatagagtgacacagcgtggaaacaggcccttcggcccaactttcccacaccggccaacatgtcccaactacactagtcccacttgcccgcgtttggcccatatccctccaaacctgtcctattcaggtacctgtctcaatgtttcttaaacattgcaatgttacctgcctctactacctcctccagtagcacgttccatacacccaccactatttgcttgaaaaagttacccctcaggttcttattaaatctttcccctctcaccttaaacctatgccctctggtttctcgattcccctattctaggCAAaaaaatctgtgcatctacccgatctattcctctcatgaatttatgcacctctataagattacccctcatcctcctgcgctccaaggaatagagtcctaacctgctcaacctctcccaataactcaggccctcaagtcctggcgacTTCCTCacaaattggctgggcaaatatttaaaaaaattggccctagtgtgtgtaggatagtgttagtgtgcggggatcgctgggcggcgcggacccggtgagccgaaaggccattttacgcgctgtatctctaaatctaaaaaatctaaaaccctTGACAAcccaaaaacatccactgacctcGGTGCACGTCACCATTAACTAGACTGGACTGAATGTTTTTCAGAGTGTCAGAACCTTCAATGCCCCAACAACTGGATCGCCTTCAAGGAGAGCTGCTACTTCTTCTCAATCAAGGAAGCCACATGGCACAATAGCCAGCAGTACTGCACCCTCCATGGGAGTAACCTCGTTGTCATTAATGACGAGATTGAGCAGGTAAGAGTAAGCTTTCGGAGCGGGCTTTGTTAAACTCTCCAAGGAGACACCAGATttgcagaggaaggaactgcagatgctggtttaaatcgaagataaagaCAAAACAACTGGAGCAAataagcggggcaggcagcatctctggagagatggaatgggtgacatttcgggtctgaagaagtgtttcgacccgaaacgtcacccattccttctccccagaaacaCCAGATTTGACTgtttacaataggtagagcacttTTTCATGCAGGTTCGCACTAACATTTCCTGGTATAATTGTACCACCAAATCAATGCGTCCAACACAATTTGAAACTGAGAAACAAAGAAACGTAGGTGCagagataggccattcggcccttcgagccagctccgccattcaatatgatcatggctgatcatctaaaatcagcaccccgttcctgctttctctgcatataccttgattccgttagccctaagagctaaatctaactttctcttgaaaacatccagtgaattggcctccactgccttctgtggcagagaattccacagattcacaactctctgggtgaaaaagtttttcctcgtctcattcctaaatggcctaccccttattcttaaactgtgtgaccccctggttctggactcccccaacatcgggaacatttttgaccccaacaggggtcacagcttaaggataagggggaagtcttttaggaccgagatgagaaaacatttcttcacacagagagtggtgagtctgtggaattctctgccacagaaggtagttgagaccagttcattggctatatttaagagggagttagatgtggcccttgtggctaaagggatcagaaggtatggaaagaaggcaggtacgggatactgagttggatgatcagccatgatcatattgaatggcggtgcaggctcgaagggccgaatggcctactcctgcacctattgtctatgtttctatgtttctaagatgctggagtaactccagtactTGCATGAAAATGTTACTCCTGTTACTGAAGTGTTGCTGTCTTGTTGCTTAAACAACAACTTGCTATTTTAACAAGATAAAGCAACTCAAATCGCTTCACGCCAATACGATCACAGGATATTTAACACCAAGCTTCTAAGGgcagcgcagctggtagaactgctgcctcgggttccatcctgacctcgggtgctgtctgtgtggagtttgctcgctcttcctgtgaccacgtgggttttctccggtttcctcccacattccaaagacgtgcgggtttgaagggaGAAGACCACACCTCGAAACACTTCTCCAAAATTaccagcagaaacaaggaactgcagatgctggtgaatgCAGAAAGGACACAGAATGTtcctcaaaagagagctagatatagctcttaaggatagcggagtcagggggttatggggaggaggcaggaacggggtactgattgagaatgatcagccatgatcacattgaatggcggtgctggctcgaagggccgaatggcctcctcctgcaccaattgtctattgtctattgttaatgttCCACAAAATCTTCTCAGGTTCCCAGCTGCATTCCATCTGGGATAgctctctcagcaggtcaggcagcacctctggagatagacacaagaagctggagtaactcagcgggacaggcagcatctctggagagaaggaatgggtgacgtttcgggtctgaagaagggtctcggcccgaaacgccacccattccttctctccagagatgctgcctgacccgctgagttactccagcattttgtgtctattgtgtgtttccctccaaacctttcctacccaagtacctgtccaaatgccttttaaatgctgttatagtacctgcctcagctacctccactggcagctcgttctatctgtgaaaatattgcccctcaggtttctattaaatctttcccctcccaccttaaacctttgtcctctggttcttgcttcccctacaaTGGGGTATTCACCCTACCTTTACCTTCCCTGAACCTTTACGCAAGTCAGATTTTATGTAAGTCGGAATCACCATCCCTACCCGCTGCCCGAAATGACTcaagagtctgcagaagggtgtcgacccgtaacgtcacctctccatgttctccagagatgctgcctgacccgctgagttactccagcactctgtgaaacgtcacctatccatgttctccagagatgctgcctgacccgctgagttactccagcactctgtgaaacgtcacctatccatgttctccagagatgctgcctgacccgctgagttactccagcactctgtgaaacgtcacctatccatgttctccagagatgctgcctgacccgctgagttactccagcactgagagtATTCATTGTCTCAGTGGTCTCTGGATGCGTCCAGGGCACTTTCCGCAGCgcacggccttctgggtaagtAATGCTGCCATTGCCGGTTTGTTTCCGACGTAAACCTGAGTAATCGAACAGTATTGTGGAAGTTTCACACTGCCTTGTTTGCACtagggactgagtacagaattcagtttcagtttcagttcagtttagtttattgtcacgtgtaccgaggtacagtgaaaagcttttgttgcgtgctaaccagtcagcggaaaggcaatacatggttacaatcgagccactcacagtgtacagatacacgataagggaataacgtttagtgcaaggtaaggccagtgaagtccaatcaaagatatgtcgagggtctccaatgagaggcggcacggtggcgcagcggtagagttgctgccttacagcgaatgcagcgccggagactcaggttcgatcctgactacgggcgccgtctgtacggagtttgtacgttctccccgtgacctgcgtgggttctctccgagatcttcggtttcctcccacactccaaagacgtacagttttgtaggttaattgactgggtaaaatgtaaaaattgtccctagtgtgagtatagggtagtgttaatgtgcggggatcgctgggcggcgcggacccggtgggccgaagggcctgtttccgcactgtatctctaaatctaaaatctaaatgagGTAGGTagaagttcagcactgctctctggttgtggtaggatggttcagttgcctgataacagctgggaataaactgtccttgaatctggaggtgtgtagtTCTTTTTCTTTTGCCGGAttggaaaagcaacaagacacacaaccacataaaagtctgTTTGTGAGTTGTTtacgtgagtgtgagtgtgtgcacctTAATGCCTGATGATGCTTTCTTCAATTCTTTTTCAGACGTTTATCAGCTTGAGTTCCAAACTTGATCATTTCTGGATTGGTCTCAGTGACTGGGGGACTGAAGATAATTGGGAGTGGGTCGATGGCACAGCCTTCAACACATCAGCGACGTAAGTTCCTTTCAGCTTTCCAAGTTTGCACTCTACTGCATAGCTCTTTGCTGATGCCACAGTGGAAATATCAATGGGGTTCAATGTTGagcggttagaaacatagaaacatagaaaataggtgcaggagtaggccattcggcccttcgagcctgcaccgccattcaatatgatcatggctgatcatccaactcagtaacctgtacctgccttctctccgtaccccctgatccctttagccacaagggccacatctaactccctcttaaatatagccaatgagctggcctcaactaccttctgtggcagagaattccacagacttaccactctctgtttgaagaaatgttttctcatctcggtcctaaaagacttcccccttatccttaagctgtgacccctggttctggacttctccaacatcgggaacaatcttcccgcatctagcctctccaaccccttaagaattttatatgtttctataagatcccccctcagtcttctaaattccagcgagtataagccgagtctatccagtctttcttcatatgaaagtcccgccatcccagggatcaatctggtgaaccttctctgtactccctctaaggctagaatgtctttcctcggattaggagaccaaaactgtacacaatactccaggtgcagtttaatgtagtttagagatacagcgcggaaacaggcccttcagcccaccgggtccgtgccgaccagcgatccccgcacattatcactacactacacacaccagggacaatttttacatttaccaagccaattaacctacaaacctgtatgtctttggagttcggggggaaaccgaagatc
This is a stretch of genomic DNA from Rhinoraja longicauda isolate Sanriku21f chromosome 37, sRhiLon1.1, whole genome shotgun sequence. It encodes these proteins:
- the LOC144610680 gene encoding uncharacterized protein LOC144610680 → MEPVYDDYEDFKLDDQQKHQKTKWTTGNRGMSFCRGKGLQLLMAMLLIALLILLIYGLDKSSRMNGSVKGFQSQIQEISQAMVNVSHKTEMTMLKQNIEDQMTNLSSRVLAGVSTKFEDLMPQIMIKMRELAEIMSGELQKAQGNMTDLISKLKMEMSGELQKAQGNMTDLISKLKLEKCQNLQCPNNWIAFKESCYFFSIKEATWHNSQQYCTLHGSNLVVINDEIEQTFISLSSKLDHFWIGLSDWGTEDNWEWVDGTAFNTSATHWGEGEPNNYGNEEDCGQIKSARDWNDANCDSKLHWVCEQKRNLV